In Verrucomicrobiia bacterium, the following proteins share a genomic window:
- a CDS encoding pyridoxal-dependent decarboxylase → MRLEAVFSSFQKITCGSGIDYRDWQVPLGRRFRALKLWFVIRHYGVAGLQYHIRRHIALAQEFARWVRASADFELPAPAPLNLVCFDHRAGDQFNRRLLESLNRSGKLYLTHSILNGRYTLRFCVGQTHTEARHVSAAWKSIQETARRLAAL, encoded by the coding sequence TTCGTCTTTTCAGAAAATTACGTGCGGATCAGGGATAGACTACCGGGATTGGCAGGTGCCGCTGGGCCGGCGCTTTCGCGCGCTCAAGCTCTGGTTTGTTATCCGGCATTATGGAGTGGCCGGGCTGCAGTATCACATCCGCCGCCATATCGCCCTGGCCCAGGAGTTCGCGCGTTGGGTGCGGGCCTCGGCCGATTTTGAATTGCCGGCCCCAGCGCCGTTGAACCTGGTGTGCTTTGACCATCGGGCTGGAGACCAATTTAACCGGCGCCTGTTGGAAAGCCTGAATAGGAGTGGCAAGCTGTACCTGACCCATTCGATCCTGAATGGACGTTATACACTCAGGTTTTGCGTGGGACAGACCCATACCGAAGCGCGGCATGTCAGCGCAGCCTGGAAATCAATCCAGGAAACAGCTCGAAGACTCGCCGCTCTTTAA